Proteins encoded together in one Alphaproteobacteria bacterium window:
- the gcvH gene encoding glycine cleavage system protein GcvH yields MSETRYSVDHEWISLNGDIGTVGVSNYAQEQLGDIVFVDLPAPGTRFAKGDEAAVVESVKAASEIYAPAAGEVTAVNQALADDPSKVNASAEAEGWFFQFRLDDADELEGLMDGAAYATYVDSLD; encoded by the coding sequence ATGTCTGAGACCCGATACAGCGTGGACCACGAGTGGATCAGCCTGAACGGCGATATCGGTACCGTCGGCGTCAGCAACTACGCCCAGGAACAGCTCGGCGACATCGTCTTCGTCGATCTTCCCGCCCCCGGCACCCGCTTCGCCAAGGGCGACGAGGCGGCGGTGGTCGAATCGGTCAAGGCGGCCAGTGAGATATACGCCCCGGCGGCCGGCGAGGTAACGGCGGTCAACCAGGCCCTGGCCGACGATCCCAGCAAGGTCAACGCCTCGGCCGAGGCTGAGGGCTGGTTCTTCCAATTCCGCCTCGATGACGCCGACGAGCTCGAAGGCCTGATGGACGGCGCCGCCTACGCCACCTACGTCGACAGCCTCGACTGA